A portion of the Manihot esculenta cultivar AM560-2 chromosome 2, M.esculenta_v8, whole genome shotgun sequence genome contains these proteins:
- the LOC110609961 gene encoding probable terpene synthase 6 isoform X1: MAIQTQNQQDVFRPSGNYPPTIWGSSFASLSSLDSEFESYTKEVEILKEKMKDVLEQPTKELIGKIKFIKLLCRLGVSYHFRNEIEDQLNHIFTHLFELLEDNDYDLNIVATAFQILREHGYKMSSDVFNKFKDSDGGFKKTITNDVKGLLSLYEATFFRGHGEDILDEALAFTRQHLEILAEQSSPHLANYIKKALVLPFHRNLERLEAKKYIAFYEEEESKDETLLRFAKLDYNRLQLLYRQELASLSRWWKDSDVAEKLDYSRDRIVEAYMWAIGPHFEPQYSVSRILVAKYIEILTLIDDTYDGYATIDEVQHFTAAIERWNIGAIDDLPEYMKILYKFTLNFFDEMEKDGYNTCYAKETFKEMVKAYYVEAQWFNNKYMPAFDEYLRNGLVTSGYRAIPAITFLGMENIVGAKEIQWVETNPKIIRAARLISRLRNDTVAREDEKKKKDGPLSVDCYMNEHGVSKEKAIEEKAIEETKKMCEDAWKDMNEDCFNPSVVPMFLLKYYVNLVRFIEYLYTHDDYYTYSSGLKDDITSLFLEQLPL, translated from the exons ATGGCCATCCAAACACAAAACCAGCAAGATGTTTTTCGTCCTTCTGGAAACTATCCCCCTACGATTTGGGGTTCCAGCTTTGCTTCGCTTTCTTCTCTTGATTCG GAATTCGAATCCTACACCAAAGAGGTGGAAATACTTAAAGAAAAGATGAAAGATGTATTAGAACAGCCTACAAAAGAGTTGAttggaaaaattaaattcattaaattattatgtCGTCTTGGTGTTTCATATCATTTTCGGAATGAGATTGAAGATCAACTAAATCATATTTTCACTCATCTTTTTGAATTATTAGAAGATAATGACTATGATCTCAATATTGTAGCGACTGCATTCCAAATCTTAAGAGAACATGGATACAAAATGTCTTCag ATGTGTTCAACAAATTCAAGGATAGTGATGGAGGGTTCAAGAAAACAATCACCAATGATGTGAAAGGCCTCCTGAGCTTATACGAAGCTACCTTTTTCAGAGGACATGGAGAAGATATTTTAGATGAAGCTCTTGCTTTTACAAGGCAACACTTGGAAATCTTAGCTGAGCAATCAAGTCCTCATCTtgcaaattatataaaaaaagctTTGGTGCTACCATTCCACCGTAACTTAGAAAGACTAGAGGCTAAGAAATACATAGCCTTCTATGAAGAAGAGGAGTCTAAGGATGAAACTCTGCTCAGGTTTGCTAAGTTGGATTATAATCGACTGCAATTATTATACAGACAAGAGCTAGCCTCACTCTCAAG ATGGTGGAAAGACTCGGATGTAGCAGAAAAGCTTGATTACTCAAGGGACAGAATAGTGGAGGCTTATATGTGGGCAATTGGTCCTCATTTCGAGCCTCAGTATTCTGTTTCCAGGATTCTTGTGGCCAAATATATAGAAATCTTAACGCTAATAGATGACACATATGATGGATATGCTACAATTGATGAAGTTCAACATTTCACTGCTGCAATTGAGAG ATGGAATATTGGTGCCATTGACGATTTACCAGAATACATGAAAATTCTTTACAAGTTTACCTTGAACTTTTTTGATGAAATGGAAAAAGATGGCTACAATACTTGTTATGCGAAGGAGACA TTCAAAGAAATGGTGAAGGCCTATTATGTTGAGGCACAATGGTTTAACAATAAGTATATGCCAGCATTTGATGAGTACTTGCGAAATGGATTAGTGACCAGTGGATATAGAGCCATTCCAGCAATTACCTTCCTTGGAATGGAAAATATTGTGGGAGCTAAGGAAATCCAATGGGTCGAAACCAATCCTAAAATTATCAGAGCTGCTAGGTTAATTTCTCGCCTCAGAAATGATACAGTAGCTCGTGAG gatgaaaaaaagaagaaggatggtccTCTAAGTGTAGATTGCTACATGAATGAACACGGTGTATCGAAAGAGAAGGCAATCGAAGAGAAGGCAATCGAAGAGACTAAAAAAATGTGTGAAGATGCATGGAAGGATATGAATGAGGACTGCTTTAACCCGAGTGTTGTGCCAATGTTTCTGCTCAAATACTATGTCAATCTTGTACGCTTCATTGAATATCTTTATACTCATGACGATTACTACACCTACTCATCAGGTTTGAAAGATGACATCACATCATTGTTCCTGGAGCAACTTCCTCTCTGA
- the LOC110609961 gene encoding probable terpene synthase 6 isoform X2 translates to MKDVLEQPTKELIGKIKFIKLLCRLGVSYHFRNEIEDQLNHIFTHLFELLEDNDYDLNIVATAFQILREHGYKMSSDVFNKFKDSDGGFKKTITNDVKGLLSLYEATFFRGHGEDILDEALAFTRQHLEILAEQSSPHLANYIKKALVLPFHRNLERLEAKKYIAFYEEEESKDETLLRFAKLDYNRLQLLYRQELASLSRWWKDSDVAEKLDYSRDRIVEAYMWAIGPHFEPQYSVSRILVAKYIEILTLIDDTYDGYATIDEVQHFTAAIERWNIGAIDDLPEYMKILYKFTLNFFDEMEKDGYNTCYAKETFKEMVKAYYVEAQWFNNKYMPAFDEYLRNGLVTSGYRAIPAITFLGMENIVGAKEIQWVETNPKIIRAARLISRLRNDTVAREDEKKKKDGPLSVDCYMNEHGVSKEKAIEEKAIEETKKMCEDAWKDMNEDCFNPSVVPMFLLKYYVNLVRFIEYLYTHDDYYTYSSGLKDDITSLFLEQLPL, encoded by the exons ATGAAAGATGTATTAGAACAGCCTACAAAAGAGTTGAttggaaaaattaaattcattaaattattatgtCGTCTTGGTGTTTCATATCATTTTCGGAATGAGATTGAAGATCAACTAAATCATATTTTCACTCATCTTTTTGAATTATTAGAAGATAATGACTATGATCTCAATATTGTAGCGACTGCATTCCAAATCTTAAGAGAACATGGATACAAAATGTCTTCag ATGTGTTCAACAAATTCAAGGATAGTGATGGAGGGTTCAAGAAAACAATCACCAATGATGTGAAAGGCCTCCTGAGCTTATACGAAGCTACCTTTTTCAGAGGACATGGAGAAGATATTTTAGATGAAGCTCTTGCTTTTACAAGGCAACACTTGGAAATCTTAGCTGAGCAATCAAGTCCTCATCTtgcaaattatataaaaaaagctTTGGTGCTACCATTCCACCGTAACTTAGAAAGACTAGAGGCTAAGAAATACATAGCCTTCTATGAAGAAGAGGAGTCTAAGGATGAAACTCTGCTCAGGTTTGCTAAGTTGGATTATAATCGACTGCAATTATTATACAGACAAGAGCTAGCCTCACTCTCAAG ATGGTGGAAAGACTCGGATGTAGCAGAAAAGCTTGATTACTCAAGGGACAGAATAGTGGAGGCTTATATGTGGGCAATTGGTCCTCATTTCGAGCCTCAGTATTCTGTTTCCAGGATTCTTGTGGCCAAATATATAGAAATCTTAACGCTAATAGATGACACATATGATGGATATGCTACAATTGATGAAGTTCAACATTTCACTGCTGCAATTGAGAG ATGGAATATTGGTGCCATTGACGATTTACCAGAATACATGAAAATTCTTTACAAGTTTACCTTGAACTTTTTTGATGAAATGGAAAAAGATGGCTACAATACTTGTTATGCGAAGGAGACA TTCAAAGAAATGGTGAAGGCCTATTATGTTGAGGCACAATGGTTTAACAATAAGTATATGCCAGCATTTGATGAGTACTTGCGAAATGGATTAGTGACCAGTGGATATAGAGCCATTCCAGCAATTACCTTCCTTGGAATGGAAAATATTGTGGGAGCTAAGGAAATCCAATGGGTCGAAACCAATCCTAAAATTATCAGAGCTGCTAGGTTAATTTCTCGCCTCAGAAATGATACAGTAGCTCGTGAG gatgaaaaaaagaagaaggatggtccTCTAAGTGTAGATTGCTACATGAATGAACACGGTGTATCGAAAGAGAAGGCAATCGAAGAGAAGGCAATCGAAGAGACTAAAAAAATGTGTGAAGATGCATGGAAGGATATGAATGAGGACTGCTTTAACCCGAGTGTTGTGCCAATGTTTCTGCTCAAATACTATGTCAATCTTGTACGCTTCATTGAATATCTTTATACTCATGACGATTACTACACCTACTCATCAGGTTTGAAAGATGACATCACATCATTGTTCCTGGAGCAACTTCCTCTCTGA